Part of the Pseudomonas sp. ADAK13 genome is shown below.
CCTGCTGCGCCGTAGCGTGCTGGGCGGAGAGCGGCAGCAGGCCTGTGGCGTGTTGATTTACGATCTGGACACACGGCGCTTCACCCTGGGCGGTGAGCTGCTGACGTTGACCTCCCGCGAGCAGGCGGTGCTTGAGGCGCTGATCGCACGTCCCGGCCGGGTGATGAGCAAGGAGCAGTTGGCCTCCCAAGTGTTCGGCCTGGATGAAGAGGCCAGCCCCGACGCCATCGAAATCTACGTGCACCGCCTGCGCAAGAAGCTCGATGGCCAACCTGTGGCCATCGTCACGTTCCGTGGCTTGGGGTACCTGCTGGAAGCCCGCGATGCATAAGCCCAGCAGCCTGCGCTGGCGCCTGCTGTGGAACCTGGCGCTGCTGCTGGTGGTGTTGATGATCGCCAGTGGCTTGAGCGCTTATTGGAATGGGCGCGAGGCGGCAGACACGGCTTACGACCGAACGCTGCTGGCCTCGGCGCGGACCATTGCTGCGGGCCTGTCTCATCGCGACGGTACCTTGAGCGCCGATGTGCCCTACGTCGCCCTGGATACGTTCGCCTATGACAGCGCTGGGCGGATTTACTACCAGGTCAACGATATTCACCAGAAGCTGATTTCCGGTTACGAAAACCTGCCCGGCCCGCCGCCGGGTACGCCGCGTACCGATGACTATCCGGCGCTGGCACGCTTTTACAACGCTAAATATCAGGGCCAGAACGTGCGGGTGGTTAGCCTGCTCAAGGCGGTGTCCGAGCCGAACATGAACGGCATGGCGGAAATCCGCGTGGCCGAAACCGACGAGGCACGAGTCGCCATGGCCCGCAGCCTGATGGCCGATACCTTGCTGCGTCTGGGCATGCTGGCCGTCGGTGCATTGTTGTTGGTGTTTTTCGCGGTGAGCGCGGCGCTGCGGCCATTGGAGCGCTTGCGTACGGCCGTGGAAGAGCGCCAGCCGGATGACCTGCGGCCGTTGCCGCTGGTGGAAGTGCAGCATGAGTTGGGCCCTCTGGTGCGGGCGCTCAATCACTTCACCGAACGCCTGCGCGGGCAGTTCGAGCGCCAGGCCCAGTTTATTGCCGATGCCGCCCATGAACTGCGCACACCGTTGGCAGCGCTCAAGGCTCGTTTGGAACTGGGACTGCGCGCCGAAGACCCGGCCACCTGGCGCACCACCCTGGAAACCGCCGCCCAGGGCACGGATCGCCTGACGCACCTGGCCAATCAATTGCTCTCGTTGGCCCGTATCGAAAACGGCGCCCGGGCGATTGCCGAAGGCGGTGCGCAACTGCTGGACCTGAGCCAGTTGGCTCGCGAGCTGGGCATGGCCATGGCGCCGCTGGCCCATGCGCGGGGCGTGGCCCTGGCGCTGGAGGCGGACGAGCCGGTGTGGTTGCGGGGCGAGCCAACGCTGTTGAACGAATTGCTGAGCAATCTGGTGGACAACGCCCTGGCCCACACGCCGCCGGGCGGCAACGTGATTTTGCGGGTCACGGCGCCGGCGGTACTGGAAGTGGAAGACGACGGCCCGGGCATCCCGCTGGATGAGCGGGACCGGGTGTTCGAGCGCTTCTATCGGCGCAGCCAGCAGGGCTTGGGTTCAGGCTTGGGGTTGGCGATTGTCGGCGAGATCTGCCGGGCGCACCTGGCGCAGATCAGCTTGCATGACGGTGAGTTGGCGGGGTTGAAGGTGCGGGTCAGTTTTATCGCGGGGTAATCAGTAAAACATCGACCGCGCTTCGTCCAACTCGGCACGCAAGGTGTCGTTGTAGGGGTCGATCCGCAGTTTCTGGATCGCCGGCAGCGTCGACACCGGCACGCTGGCCAGCGGATGGTCGGTGTTACGGTGGCAATACAGCACGGCGACCTGCACCAGGTCGATATAGTCCAGGCGCTGGGAGTCGCGCTCCAGGTCCATGTACTGTGCCGGCAGGTTCACCAGCATTTCCGGGAAGTCCCAGCGTCGCAACAGCTTGTCGCCCAGCAATGGGTGAATGCTTTCAATCACGTGGTTGAGGCTGACCGGATCGGACAGCAGTTCATAGTGATCTTCGGCGTAGGTCAGGATCGGCAATACGCCAATCTGATGCACCAGCCCACCCAAAGCTGCCTGATCAGGCTTCAACTGGCTGTGGTTGCGGCACAGCGCATAGCTGACGCCGGCCACTTCCAGGCTGCGCCGCCACACATCGCGCATTTTCTGTTCGACCACTTCGGAGCGGGCGTGGAATATCTGCTCCATCACCAGGCCGATCGCCAGGTTGCTGCTGTAGTTGGTGCCCAGCCGGGTGATGGCGGTGTGCAGGTCGGTGACTTCCTGGGTGGCGCGCAGCAGCGGGCTGTTGACCACTTTGATCAGCCGCGCCGACAGGGCGGTGTCACGGCCGATCACTTTGCTCAGATGGCTGATGCTGATGTCCGGGTCTTCGGCGGCCTGACGAATCTTCAGGGCCACTTCCGGTAGCGTTGGCAGGACCAGGTCATCATTATCGATGGCCACAACCAAAGCCTGTTGGACTCTTTCCGCCAGCTTGTTCATTCATGATCTCTAGGGTGTTGCAAAAAGGTACGACGATCAGCGCTGGATCTCGCGATCACGGTCCAGCTGGTAAGGCAGGTCGAGCAGCTGAAGGCCCGGGCCTTCCAGCGTACCTACATGCACATCGCCACTCTCTGCTGCTTCGGCTTGCAGCACCGCTAGAAGTTCAATCGACTCACCGGCCCGGGCGGCAATCACCACCTCGCCGATGGCGCTGTTGTGCGTCGGGGAAAACAGGGGGGTGCCAGGCTCTGGCAACTCACTGGCATTCAGGCTCAAGCGATACAGGCGACGCTTGAGTTTGCCCAGGTACTGCATGCGCGCGACGATTTCCTGGCCGGTGTAGCAGCCTTTCTTGAAGCTGACGCCGCCGACGGCTTGCAGGTTGAGCATCTGCGGAATGAACAGTTCGCGGGTCTGGGGCATGACCTGGCCGATGCCGGCACGGATCTGGCCCAGCAGCCATTGATTCAGTTCACCTTCGTTCAATTGCGCGGCGAGTTGGCTGCGCAGGGTGTCGGCCTGGGCGGCAGGGGCCCAGAGTTCGGCGCGGCCCGGGGATACGCGGATCGCGATCAACTCGTGGCTGCGTGCCACGCTGTCGGTCTCGGCGGGCAGCTCAAGGCCCAGGCTGGCCAATAGTGGATCAGCATCCGACACCCCGAAACGTACCCAGGCGGCACTTTCGTCGGTGAGTTTGGATTTGGAGAACACCGCGTACTTCTTCAAGTCCGCCAGTTGCGGCTCCAGCAACTCGGAGGCCATGGCCAGCAGCACGCCATCGCCTTGCAGCAGGATACGGAAGCTCGACTGCATGCGCCCTTTTTGGGTGCAGCGCGCGCCGAGGCTGGCCTGGGTGTCACTCAGGTAGTTGAGGTTGCAGGTCAGTTGTCCCTGGAGGAACTTGGCAGCGTCGGAACCGCGGACGGCGAGAACGCCTTCGTGGGACAGGGGGCAGAAGAAAGCAGAGTCGGCCATGGGTCATCGCAGGTTAAAAAGTCATGGGTGCATCATAGAGGGGCG
Proteins encoded:
- the ygfZ gene encoding CAF17-like 4Fe-4S cluster assembly/insertion protein YgfZ — its product is MADSAFFCPLSHEGVLAVRGSDAAKFLQGQLTCNLNYLSDTQASLGARCTQKGRMQSSFRILLQGDGVLLAMASELLEPQLADLKKYAVFSKSKLTDESAAWVRFGVSDADPLLASLGLELPAETDSVARSHELIAIRVSPGRAELWAPAAQADTLRSQLAAQLNEGELNQWLLGQIRAGIGQVMPQTRELFIPQMLNLQAVGGVSFKKGCYTGQEIVARMQYLGKLKRRLYRLSLNASELPEPGTPLFSPTHNSAIGEVVIAARAGESIELLAVLQAEAAESGDVHVGTLEGPGLQLLDLPYQLDRDREIQR
- a CDS encoding sensor histidine kinase, which translates into the protein MHKPSSLRWRLLWNLALLLVVLMIASGLSAYWNGREAADTAYDRTLLASARTIAAGLSHRDGTLSADVPYVALDTFAYDSAGRIYYQVNDIHQKLISGYENLPGPPPGTPRTDDYPALARFYNAKYQGQNVRVVSLLKAVSEPNMNGMAEIRVAETDEARVAMARSLMADTLLRLGMLAVGALLLVFFAVSAALRPLERLRTAVEERQPDDLRPLPLVEVQHELGPLVRALNHFTERLRGQFERQAQFIADAAHELRTPLAALKARLELGLRAEDPATWRTTLETAAQGTDRLTHLANQLLSLARIENGARAIAEGGAQLLDLSQLARELGMAMAPLAHARGVALALEADEPVWLRGEPTLLNELLSNLVDNALAHTPPGGNVILRVTAPAVLEVEDDGPGIPLDERDRVFERFYRRSQQGLGSGLGLAIVGEICRAHLAQISLHDGELAGLKVRVSFIAG
- a CDS encoding HDOD domain-containing protein yields the protein MNKLAERVQQALVVAIDNDDLVLPTLPEVALKIRQAAEDPDISISHLSKVIGRDTALSARLIKVVNSPLLRATQEVTDLHTAITRLGTNYSSNLAIGLVMEQIFHARSEVVEQKMRDVWRRSLEVAGVSYALCRNHSQLKPDQAALGGLVHQIGVLPILTYAEDHYELLSDPVSLNHVIESIHPLLGDKLLRRWDFPEMLVNLPAQYMDLERDSQRLDYIDLVQVAVLYCHRNTDHPLASVPVSTLPAIQKLRIDPYNDTLRAELDEARSMFY